From a region of the Podospora pseudopauciseta strain CBS 411.78 chromosome 7 map unlocalized CBS411.78m_7, whole genome shotgun sequence genome:
- the ini1 gene encoding Pre-mRNA-splicing factor ini1 (EggNog:ENOG503P2QV; BUSCO:EOG09265DWT; COG:S), with protein sequence MSRHHPDLVMCRKQPGIAIGRLCDKCDGKCPVCDSYVRPTTLVRICDECSFGNYQNKCVVCGGEGISDAFYCFECTRLEKDRDGCPKIINLGSSRTDLFYQKKTNRTGF encoded by the exons ATGTCCCGCCACCACCC aGACCTAGTAATGTGCCGCAAACAACCCGGCATAGCCATCGGCCGCCTCTGCGACAAGTGCGACGGCAAGTGCCCCGTCTGCGACTCCTACGTCCgacccaccaccctcgtccGCATCTGCGACGAGTGCTCCTTCGGCAACTACCAAAACAAGTGCGTCGTctgcggcggcgagggcatCTCGGACGCCTTCTACTGCTTCGAGTGCACCCGCCTCGAAAAGGACCGGGACGGGTGCCCAAAGATTATCAACCTGGGGAGTTCGAGGACTGAT CTGTTTtaccaaaagaaaacgaaTCGGACGGGGTTCTAG